From the genome of Miscanthus floridulus cultivar M001 chromosome 10, ASM1932011v1, whole genome shotgun sequence, one region includes:
- the LOC136486840 gene encoding disease resistance protein RGA5-like, whose protein sequence is MEIMTGALGTLLPKLAKLLTDRYKLQRHLRGEIMFLKAELESMQAALEKVSDAPVTDNQVRIWARDVRELSYDIEDSIDRFMVCVDTDPSAPAELHGFRGFIQRSLKLLTTANTRHRIAKDIRGIKVLVREVASRRDRYSTDSSVSSIRSATTATVVDPRLIGLYEEARKLVGISGPQEELKMLMEPEATSLEDGLKVISIVGVSGLGKTTLANAVYQQLRGQFDCHAFVSVSLRPDLNRILSSILRQVCEQHYCSTETWPVEEIIDKIRLFLDDKRYIIILDDIWDISAWKHIKCALVHNCGSRIITTSRVLDVATSCCSEIDGTIYKLKPLSDDDSKKLFFKRIFGSENGCHSELKETSEKILKKCGGVPLAINTVASLLASKPRNINQWYNVHNSIGTGLDKSPSVENMRKVLSISYYGLPVHLKPCLLYLSIFPDDYNISKDQLIRRWISEGFIPGEDVVTLYELGGTYFNELINRSMIEPEYIDTHGSILTCRVHDMVLDLIASLSYEENFSTTIPSKQSTYFHKKMHRLSFQSNAEGQAIPKAIKLSHLRSLIVFPGSANLLPPLSSFHLLRVLDFEGCHDLESYQIDGLGNLFHLRSLVLKDTNIAKLPKEIGKLRCLQTLDLRKTSIGELPSTVVQLRQLVRLHVDKSVMLPSGFGAMKSLQVLSYIGVCKTPNLITELGNLNELRILHISLSGTRHMNCEKHLTDSLSNLEKLHELCILGGFLSKLSMWINSSLLCLNTLDMKLKTLTQEDFENLGSLWCLLDLRLMVLKIEPEKLVIGIDHEEFQSLVKFSFVSNAMRLLFAQKAMPRLENLELGFRVQETKDFDLGLENLSSLRYAMIRIDCGTSNACEVERADATIRKAAFVNPNHPRLDIFRHFEAVLIRDDRKLQVPDETRKTEEEAMVSKMGPWGGNGGDTCDIKVIPHHLESVIICSGTIIDALAFSYWDRNGHRHTTQFWGGILGNVQTIVLGTSEYLMEVSGTTGPFSDVSEVITSLKLVSNVRCYGPFGEPRGTRFCSRAKKNSSIVGFFGRSGNHLDAIGVYFHPI, encoded by the exons ATGGAGATCATGACCGGAGCGCTTGGCACCCTCCTTCCCAAGTTGGCCAAACTGCTGACGGATAGATACAAGCTTCAGCGACACCTCAGGGGCGAGATCATGTTCCTGAAGGCGGAGCTGGAGAGCATGCAAGCAGCTCTTGAGAAGGTGTCAGATGCTCCGGTAACTGACAACCAGGTGAGGATCTGGGCCCGGGACGTGAGAGAGCTGTCCTACGACATCGAGGACAGCATCGACAGATTCATGGTGTGCGTTGACACTGATCCATCAGCACCAGCAGAGCTACATGGATTCAGGGGTTTCATTCAGAGGAGTTTGAAACTGCTGACGACTGCTAACACCCGCCATAGGATCGCCAAAGATATCAGAGGCATCAAGGTGCTCGTCAGGGAGGTGGCTTCAAGGCGCGATAGATACAGCACTGACAGCAGTGTCTCTTCCATCAGATCTGCCACCACAGCGACAGTAGTTGATCCCCGTTTAATTGGTCTCTATGAAGAGGCTAGAAAACTTGTTGGCATCAGTGGCCCACAAGAAGAGCTAAAGATGCTGATGGAGCCAGAGGCCACATCATTGGAGGATGGCCTGAAAGTAATCTCCATTGTAGGAGTTAGTGGTTTGGGTAAGACAACACTTGCAAATGCTGTGTATCAACAGCTTAGGGGACAGTTTGACTGCCATGCTTTTGTATCAGTGTCTCTTAGACCTGATTTAAACAGGATTCTCAGCAGCATACTCCGTCAAGTTTGTGAACAACATTATTGCAGCACTGAAACGTGGCCTGTGGAGGAAATTATTGACAAAATCAGATTATTCCTTGATGATAAGAG GTACATTATTATCCTCGATGATATATGGGACATTTCAGCATGGAAACACATCAAGTGCGCATTAGTTCACAACTGTGGTAGTAGAATAATCACAACAAGCCGTGTACTAGATGTTGCAACATCTTGCTGCTCAGAGATTGATGGTACCATATATAAACTAAAACCTCTTTCCGATGATGATTCAAAGAAGTTGTTCTTCAAGAGAATATTTGGGTCTGAAAATGGTTGTCACTCAGAACTGAAGGAAACATCGGAGAAAATTTTAAAGAAATGTGGTGGAGTTCCCTTAGCCATCAACACAGTAGCCAGCTTATTGGCAAGTAAACCAAGAAATATCAACCAATGGTACAATGTCCATAATTCTATTGGTACAGGACTTGATAAAAGCCCTAGTGTGGAGAATATGAGGAAGGTATTATCTATTAGTTATTATGGTTTACCTGTCCATCTAAAACCTTGCTTACTGTATCTAAGTATATTTCCAGATGATTACAATATATCAAAAGATCAATTGATACGTAGATGGATATCTGAGGGCTTTATACCAGGAGAAGATGTGGTTACCTTATATGAACTTGGTGGAACATATTTCAATGAACTCATTAATAGAAGCATGATAGAACCAGAATACATCGACACTCATGGCAGTATACTAACTTGTCGTGTGCATGATATGGTACTTGATCTCATTGCatctttgtcatatgaagaaaatttTTCGACCACAATACCTTCTAAGCAGTCAACATACTTTCACAAGAAAATGCATCGGTTATCCTTTCAAAGCAATGCAGAAGGACAAGCCATACCGAAGGCAATTAAGTTGTCTCATTTGAGGTCACTCATTGTCTTCCCTGGTTCTGCTAACTTACTGCCTCCTCTCTCAAGCTTCCATCTATTGCGAGTACTGGATTTTGAAGGCTGTCATGATTTAGAAAGTTATCAAATTGATGGTCTTGGCAATTTGTTTCATTTGAGGTCCCTAGTACTAAAGGATACAAATATTGCAAAACTCCCAAAAGAAATCGGTAAACTTCGTTGTCTGCAGACATTAGACTTAAGGAAAACTAGCATAGGTGAACTTCCATCAACAGTTGTTCAGCTAAGACAGCTAGTGCGACTGCACGTTGACAAGTCAGTGATGCTACCATCTGGGTTTGGGGCCATGAAATCTCTGCAGGTCCTATCATATATTGGTGTCTGCAAAACCCCGAACCTAATAACAGAGCTAGGTAACTTAAATGAACTGAGGATTCTCCACATTTCACTTAGTGGAACAAGGCATATGAATTGTGAGAAACATTTAACTGATTCATTGAGTAACCTGGAAAAACTCCATGAACTGTGCATTTTAGGTGGCTTCTTATCCAAATTGTCAATGTGGATAAATTCCTCTCTCTTATGCCTCAACACCTTAGACATGAAGCTCAAAACACTAACACAAGAAGATTTCGAAAATCTTGGGTCCTTGTGGTGTTTGCTTGATCTCCGTCTTATGGTGCTCAAAATTGAACCAGAAAAGTTGGTTATTGGAATTGATCATGAAGAATTCCAGTCTCTAGTTAAGTTCTCGTTTGTCAGTAATGCAATGAGGCTGCTATTTGCACAGAAAGCTATGCCAAGGCTTGAAAACCTTGAGCTTGGCTTTAGAGTTCAAGAGACTAAGGATTTTGATCTCGGCTTGGAGAACCTCTCTTCTCTGAGGTATgctatgataagaattgattgtgGGACTTCCAATGCATGTGAAGTAGAGCGGGCTGATGCTACTATTAGGAAGGCCGCATTTGTGAATCCGAATCACCCTAGACTTGATATATTCAGGCATTTTGAGGCTGTTTTGATACGGGATGATAGGAAGCTACAAGTCCCAGATGAAACAAGGAAAACAGAAGAAGAG GCTATGGTTTCAAAAATGGGCCCATGGGGTGGAAATGGTGGTGATACGTGCGACATCAAGGTGATACCACATCATTTGGAAAGTGTGATAATTTGTAGTGGTACAATTATCGACGCGCTTGCATTTTCTTACTGGGATAGAAACGGGCACCGGCACACAACACAATTTTGGGGTGGCATTCTTGGGAATGTCCAAACG ATCGTCCTTGGCACTTCAGAATATCTCATGGAAGTTTCTGGGACAACCGGCCCATTCAGTGATGTATCAGAGGTTATAACATCACTTAAGCTTGTGTCCAATGTACGTTGCTATGGGCCATTTGGGGAACCACGAGGTACTCGATTCTGCTCTAGAGCAAAGAAAAATAGTAGCATTGTTGGATTCTTTGGGCGCTCAGGGAACCACCTTGATGCAATTGGTGTCTACTTTCATCCCATCTGA